A single genomic interval of Flavobacterium sp. N2820 harbors:
- the ytxJ gene encoding bacillithiol system redox-active protein YtxJ codes for MKNWNPITTAQDVLTIIENSVEKPQIIFKDSVTCGISAYAKERLVSGNDLLIAKADFNYLDLLSYRSVSNFIADELNVIHQSPQIIVLKNKEVVYRVSHHSIQPEDIAKYL; via the coding sequence ATGAAAAATTGGAATCCAATTACAACAGCACAAGACGTTTTAACGATCATTGAAAATTCGGTTGAAAAGCCGCAAATTATTTTTAAAGATAGCGTTACCTGTGGCATCAGTGCTTATGCAAAAGAGCGTTTGGTTAGCGGAAATGATCTATTGATAGCTAAAGCCGATTTTAATTATTTAGACTTACTTTCATACCGAAGTGTTTCTAATTTTATTGCCGATGAACTGAACGTAATTCACCAATCGCCACAAATTATCGTATTGAAAAATAAAGAAGTCGTTTATCGTGTTTCACATCATAGCATTCAACCCGAAGATATTGCGAAGTATTTGTAA
- the rlmH gene encoding 23S rRNA (pseudouridine(1915)-N(3))-methyltransferase RlmH, whose translation MNIRLIAIGKTDNKSLQTLIDDYIKRLSFYVKFDLEIIPDIKNVKNLSEAQQKEKEGELILSKISATDQLILLDENGKTFSSVAFSDYLQKKMNAGIKTLVFVIGGPYGFSDLVYQKAQGKVSLSEMTFSHQMVRLFVIEQIYRGFTILRNEPYHHQ comes from the coding sequence ATGAACATTAGGCTAATAGCTATAGGAAAAACAGATAATAAATCGTTACAAACGTTAATTGATGATTATATCAAACGATTGTCTTTTTACGTAAAATTTGATTTAGAAATAATTCCCGATATTAAAAACGTAAAGAATTTATCAGAAGCACAACAAAAAGAAAAAGAAGGCGAACTAATTTTATCAAAGATTAGTGCAACTGATCAGTTGATTTTATTGGATGAAAATGGAAAAACCTTTAGTAGTGTAGCCTTTTCTGATTATTTACAAAAGAAAATGAATGCTGGAATAAAAACATTGGTTTTTGTCATTGGAGGTCCGTATGGTTTTAGTGATTTAGTGTATCAAAAAGCACAAGGAAAAGTATCGCTATCAGAAATGACTTTTTCGCATCAAATGGTTCGTTTGTTTGTAATAGAACAAATTTATAGAGGTTTTACGATTTTAAGAAATGAACCTTATCATCATCAATAA
- a CDS encoding protein adenylyltransferase SelO, with amino-acid sequence MKLYLDDTFNKKLPADLNTSNTRRQVFDAAFSFVSPRIPSCPKLIHVADEVAQLLGITDSVTKSSDFLNLVSGATIYPNTKPYAMAYAGHQFGNWAGQLGDGRAINLFEILYNNKRWSLQLKGAGETPYSRTADGLAVLRSSIREHLCSEAMYYLGVPTTRSLALVTSGDKVLRDVLYNGNAAYEEGAIVCRVAPTFIRFGNFQLFAARKDIKNLQLLADYTIHYFYPEITTSGKDKYVQFYQEIIQRTLKMVLHWQCVGFVHGVMNTDNMSILGVTIDYGPYGWLEDYDPDWTPNTTDAEGKRYRFRNQPDIALWNLVQLGNALYPLIEDIHAMEEVLNGYSKTFDLEFPKMMQQKVGLTSNYDANFQDELTTLLTISETDMTIFYRNLANILKNDSSEEALAKVEVAFYQPENIINDLKARWVNWMKSYLEKIKAENFSDEERKQDMNLVNPKYVLRNYMAQMAIEAAEKEDFSVINELYVLLKNPYNEQLEHEKWFAKRPEWARNKVGCSMLSCSS; translated from the coding sequence ATGAAATTATACTTAGACGATACATTTAATAAGAAATTACCAGCCGATTTAAATACATCAAATACAAGAAGGCAAGTGTTTGATGCTGCTTTTTCATTTGTGTCACCACGTATTCCTTCTTGTCCAAAATTAATTCATGTTGCTGATGAAGTTGCTCAATTATTAGGTATTACCGATTCAGTAACCAAGTCGTCAGATTTTTTAAATTTAGTTTCAGGTGCTACAATTTATCCCAATACTAAACCTTATGCAATGGCATATGCTGGACATCAATTTGGTAATTGGGCCGGGCAATTAGGTGATGGAAGAGCAATTAATTTATTTGAAATTTTATATAATAATAAACGTTGGTCCTTACAATTAAAAGGGGCAGGAGAGACACCTTATTCCAGAACAGCAGATGGCTTAGCGGTTTTGCGTTCCTCAATTCGGGAGCATTTGTGTAGTGAAGCGATGTATTATTTAGGAGTACCAACTACTCGTTCGCTAGCTTTGGTAACGAGTGGAGACAAAGTTTTACGGGATGTTTTATACAATGGAAATGCAGCTTATGAAGAAGGTGCTATTGTATGTAGAGTTGCTCCGACCTTTATTCGATTTGGAAATTTTCAGTTGTTTGCTGCTCGTAAAGACATTAAAAACCTTCAGCTTTTGGCGGATTATACCATTCACTATTTTTATCCTGAAATCACCACTTCTGGGAAAGATAAATACGTGCAATTTTATCAAGAAATCATTCAACGAACTTTAAAAATGGTTTTGCATTGGCAATGCGTAGGATTTGTACATGGGGTTATGAATACCGATAATATGTCTATTTTAGGAGTAACAATTGATTATGGTCCATATGGTTGGTTAGAAGATTATGACCCAGATTGGACACCCAATACAACTGATGCCGAAGGAAAAAGATATCGTTTTAGAAATCAACCCGATATTGCTTTATGGAATTTGGTGCAGCTTGGAAATGCTTTGTATCCTTTAATTGAAGATATTCATGCCATGGAAGAGGTTTTAAATGGTTATAGTAAAACATTTGACTTGGAGTTTCCTAAAATGATGCAACAAAAAGTAGGATTGACTTCTAATTATGATGCAAATTTTCAGGATGAATTGACAACTTTATTAACCATTTCTGAAACCGATATGACTATTTTTTATCGCAATTTAGCTAATATATTAAAAAATGACTCATCAGAAGAAGCTTTAGCCAAAGTTGAGGTTGCTTTTTATCAACCTGAGAACATTATTAATGATTTAAAAGCACGTTGGGTGAATTGGATGAAATCATATTTAGAGAAAATTAAAGCTGAAAATTTTTCAGACGAAGAAAGAAAACAAGACATGAATTTAGTTAATCCAAAATATGTATTGCGAAATTACATGGCACAAATGGCTATTGAAGCTGCAGAAAAAGAGGATTTTTCTGTTATTAATGAATTGTATGTTTTGCTTAAAAATCCATACAATGAACAGTTAGAGCATGAAAAATGGTTTGCAAAACGACCAGAGTGGGCTCGCAATAAAGTTGGATGTTCTATGTTGTCTTGTAGTTCTTAA
- a CDS encoding ATP-binding protein: MMFLKHFTVIFVLFWVVQPSYSQHNSSDIKSAKELLKKAGQSFLNLECKKSLDFAKSSLEISLKNDDYLLAAKAYNLIGLNFDEFSDYKKAIEYYNKGLVLANKTSNDTVKAWLNNNLGNVYCYRKIDFKKGIHYYKKGIQYSERLNDIYEITFSKLNIVSAYFANEDFNSGIVYLNQIKDYIEKEGEIEAKISLYSNYGLYYNALNMDKKAEEYYLKSVAFCEKNDIELIKSNASVVYEDISNFYFKIKNFEKAHFYLAKHDKLQDEIYNENRVNEVKIAGLEIEHDEINRKISQIESEKKIQDEKLKNNKQFIIFSAIIVIILILLLLSFIRNNKLKSKINSELKLANTELLIAKEKAEEASQLKTQFISTISHELRTPLYGVVGITDIILDEHKELKNSPHLKSLKFSAKYLLSLVNDILKVYKIEENQVVLQDSVFNLHDELVVIKDSLHFLAIKNNNQIHLEIDSQIPVHLIGDKIRLSQIFINLISNSLKFTHNGYVTIKADLLALKDNNCQVKFQVIDNGIGIAKKDQEKVFEKFVQVYRKEDDYQGTGLGLTIVKKMVELFQGTIELESEENIGTIVTFIINLDADSNKINQIINNLEVDLSAKKDYNILVVEDNKINQVVTKKLLENNHFRCVIVSDGYAALEILENKKFDAILMDINMPLINGFDTSKLIRQKGISIPIIAVTAFDKQDIEEKIKDAEIDEVIVKPFDSTKLFEVIKRFVDK; the protein is encoded by the coding sequence ATGATGTTTTTAAAGCATTTTACAGTCATATTTGTTTTGTTTTGGGTTGTACAGCCTAGTTATTCGCAACATAATTCAAGCGATATAAAGTCAGCAAAAGAATTATTAAAAAAGGCGGGTCAAAGTTTTTTAAATTTAGAATGTAAAAAATCACTCGATTTTGCTAAATCATCATTAGAAATTTCTTTAAAAAATGATGATTATCTGTTGGCAGCAAAAGCTTATAATTTAATCGGGCTAAATTTTGATGAGTTTTCTGATTATAAAAAAGCAATTGAATATTACAATAAAGGGTTGGTTTTAGCAAACAAAACTTCTAACGATACAGTTAAAGCGTGGTTAAATAATAATTTAGGAAATGTTTATTGTTATCGAAAAATTGATTTTAAAAAAGGAATCCATTATTATAAAAAAGGAATCCAATATTCAGAACGATTAAATGATATTTATGAAATAACGTTTTCAAAATTAAACATAGTTAGTGCTTATTTTGCCAACGAAGATTTTAATTCAGGAATTGTTTATTTAAACCAAATTAAAGATTATATAGAAAAAGAAGGCGAAATTGAAGCTAAAATATCTCTTTATTCAAATTATGGATTATATTACAATGCATTAAATATGGATAAAAAGGCGGAAGAATACTATTTAAAATCCGTTGCTTTTTGTGAAAAAAATGACATTGAATTAATTAAATCAAATGCTTCAGTAGTATATGAAGATATTTCTAATTTCTATTTTAAAATCAAAAACTTTGAAAAAGCCCATTTTTATTTGGCAAAACACGACAAACTTCAAGATGAAATTTACAATGAAAATAGAGTAAATGAAGTTAAAATTGCAGGTTTAGAAATTGAACATGATGAAATCAATAGAAAAATCAGCCAAATTGAATCTGAGAAAAAAATTCAGGATGAAAAACTAAAAAATAACAAGCAATTTATAATTTTTTCAGCCATAATCGTTATAATATTAATCCTTCTTTTACTTTCATTCATTAGAAATAACAAACTAAAGTCAAAAATTAATTCTGAACTTAAGCTTGCAAATACGGAATTATTAATCGCCAAGGAAAAAGCAGAGGAAGCCTCACAATTAAAAACACAGTTTATTTCAACCATAAGTCATGAATTGAGAACACCGTTGTATGGTGTTGTAGGAATTACAGATATTATTTTAGACGAGCACAAAGAATTAAAAAATAGTCCACATTTGAAGTCTTTAAAATTTTCTGCTAAATATTTATTGTCATTGGTAAACGATATTTTGAAGGTTTATAAAATTGAAGAAAACCAAGTAGTACTTCAAGATAGTGTATTTAACCTTCATGATGAATTAGTGGTTATTAAAGATTCGTTACATTTTTTAGCAATTAAAAATAACAACCAAATTCATTTAGAAATTGATAGTCAAATTCCTGTTCATTTGATTGGAGATAAAATTAGATTATCACAAATTTTTATCAATCTGATAAGTAATTCGTTGAAATTTACACACAATGGATATGTGACTATTAAAGCTGATTTGTTGGCACTAAAAGACAATAATTGTCAAGTTAAATTTCAAGTAATTGATAATGGAATTGGAATAGCTAAGAAAGATCAAGAAAAGGTTTTTGAAAAATTTGTACAAGTCTATCGCAAAGAAGATGATTATCAAGGAACTGGTTTAGGGCTTACTATTGTGAAGAAAATGGTCGAATTATTCCAAGGAACTATTGAGTTAGAAAGTGAGGAAAATATTGGTACAATCGTTACTTTTATAATTAATTTAGATGCTGATAGCAATAAAATAAATCAAATAATTAACAATTTAGAAGTAGACTTATCGGCTAAAAAAGATTACAATATTTTAGTAGTAGAAGACAATAAAATTAATCAAGTGGTGACTAAAAAATTGTTAGAAAACAATCATTTTAGATGTGTAATTGTTAGTGACGGTTATGCTGCTTTAGAAATTTTAGAAAATAAAAAATTTGATGCTATTTTAATGGATATTAATATGCCATTAATTAATGGATTTGACACCTCTAAACTCATTAGACAAAAGGGAATTTCGATTCCAATTATAGCGGTCACTGCATTTGACAAACAAGATATTGAAGAAAAAATCAAAGATGCTGAAATTGATGAAGTAATTGTTAAACCATTTGATAGCACAAAGCTTTTTGAGGTTATTAAACGATTTGTCGATAAATAG
- a CDS encoding PAS domain S-box protein: MIDIVPLQNNFKEFRDFVLDDFISKQLDNTINYLVDYLELPYAYIFLSQEDETFYKISGNFEPSFLPSAFTEFTNQIIANNTSCIKSNLKEKLNLVHSSTEIQFFSGFPITIHEKEVIGTICFLDITNKEFSDKDLKTIQFSIDNLQSFLKLHLENFNFEKAITKSKERFDLFIENSKEIFYELQLDGTILYVSESWTENIGHEVDEIIGKNTANLIHPDDIESVYEFLSKLIVNQKCAEAVVYRLLHKNGYYVWHSTDVKLIERDNQFYYIGNCRDITNFIKAQEEISYQKEFYEKILDRLPIDLGVWDINHKYLYLNQAAIRNNELRKFIIGKDDFDYAKHTKRDDTFAKLRRERFVKALDTREIVEWEDQIIGLQGELFFHTRKFIPIYNDDGSFDMMTGYGIDLTESKRINEEILRSRQLINSVIQNAAVGIIVQGPQSEFLEYNRAACEMLGLTEDQMLGKSSFDPHWKVIHLDGTEFKPEEHPVPQAIKKEIPINNITMGVHRPITNDLVWLLVDAIPVLGESKELLYVICTFNDITARKKAEDALKISNERFTYASEATSDALWDWDIINNEIFVGESYSYLFGYQFKDNIIPAEICESFVHPLDKERYDASIDKALDEGNTKWSHEYRYLKANGNYAYVSDKAIIIRDDKGNPVRMIGAMQNITKEKKLNDKLLQSEERFKGAFFHSSLGMAIVDLDGYWIEVNDRLCQILGYTNEEFKKLTFSEITYFEDLAEDLDNKAKLVKGEQPGFSMEKRYVHKNKSLIWVLLSVSLVRNAQGKIQHYVAQIIDISERKKMEEENRILIEENNRNKAIQLNEVKNMYRLLADNIIDLVCLHSLDTTFQYVSPSVKTLLGYSPQELIGTLPEQLVHPDDLEKFKKQSKKILSRTGGFSEQLRLRNASGEYSWFETNATLVFENGIPVSFQSSTRDITQRKKAEKIIEDTLVQERQLNELRTNLVSTISHEFRTPMTTIRTSAELITMYLEGSEFNFNPQVEKRVQTITEEIDRIVELMDAVLTISKDDAGKTNFSPVYCNLKEICLDVIETSYGHLKDSRGVDATYEDEAIIFADVNLIKYTLFNVLSNAFKYSEGSQNVKLHLFIKEQNVVIEVIDFGIGIPQEDQSKLFNTFYRASNSNGIQGTGLGLYIIKMFTKKNSGKVKLESQLGKGTKVTLKFPLVTLQQ, encoded by the coding sequence ATGATTGACATTGTACCCCTACAGAATAATTTCAAAGAATTTAGGGATTTTGTTTTAGATGATTTTATTAGTAAACAATTAGATAATACAATTAATTATTTAGTTGATTATCTTGAATTGCCTTATGCTTATATTTTTCTTTCTCAAGAAGATGAAACTTTTTATAAAATAAGTGGCAATTTTGAGCCTTCATTTCTTCCATCAGCTTTTACGGAATTTACGAATCAAATTATTGCAAATAATACGTCCTGTATAAAATCAAATTTAAAGGAAAAATTAAACCTAGTTCATTCCTCTACAGAAATACAGTTTTTTTCAGGTTTTCCTATTACAATTCATGAAAAAGAAGTAATAGGAACTATTTGTTTTTTAGATATAACGAATAAAGAGTTTTCAGATAAAGATTTGAAAACTATACAGTTTTCTATTGACAATCTACAATCTTTCTTAAAATTACACCTTGAAAATTTTAATTTTGAAAAAGCCATTACTAAAAGTAAAGAACGATTTGATTTATTTATAGAAAATTCTAAAGAGATTTTTTATGAACTTCAATTGGATGGAACAATACTTTATGTTTCAGAAAGTTGGACAGAAAATATTGGGCATGAAGTCGATGAAATAATAGGAAAAAATACGGCCAACTTAATTCATCCAGATGATATAGAAAGTGTTTATGAGTTTTTAAGCAAATTAATTGTCAATCAAAAATGTGCTGAAGCGGTTGTATATAGACTACTTCACAAAAATGGATATTATGTTTGGCACTCAACTGATGTCAAGTTGATTGAACGCGATAATCAGTTTTATTACATTGGAAATTGTAGGGATATTACTAATTTTATTAAGGCTCAAGAAGAAATTTCTTATCAAAAAGAGTTTTATGAAAAGATATTAGATCGTTTGCCTATCGATTTGGGTGTTTGGGACATAAATCATAAATATTTATACTTAAATCAAGCGGCTATTCGAAATAATGAGCTAAGAAAGTTTATTATTGGAAAAGACGATTTTGATTATGCTAAGCATACCAAAAGAGACGATACTTTTGCAAAATTGCGTAGAGAGCGATTTGTTAAGGCATTAGATACCAGAGAAATTGTAGAGTGGGAAGATCAAATTATTGGTTTGCAAGGAGAACTGTTTTTTCATACTCGAAAATTTATTCCAATTTACAATGATGATGGTAGCTTTGATATGATGACGGGTTACGGAATTGATTTGACTGAAAGCAAAAGAATTAATGAAGAAATTTTAAGAAGTCGTCAATTAATTAATAGTGTCATTCAAAATGCCGCTGTAGGTATAATTGTTCAAGGTCCTCAATCTGAATTTTTAGAATACAACAGAGCCGCTTGTGAAATGCTAGGCCTTACAGAAGACCAAATGTTAGGGAAGTCATCATTTGATCCACATTGGAAGGTTATTCATTTAGATGGAACAGAATTTAAACCCGAAGAACATCCTGTACCTCAAGCAATTAAAAAAGAAATTCCTATTAACAATATCACAATGGGAGTACATAGACCAATTACGAATGATTTAGTATGGTTGCTTGTAGACGCCATTCCTGTATTAGGGGAGTCAAAAGAATTGCTTTATGTTATTTGTACTTTTAATGATATTACCGCCAGAAAAAAAGCCGAAGATGCTTTAAAAATTAGCAACGAAAGATTTACATATGCCAGTGAGGCTACTTCAGATGCCTTATGGGATTGGGATATTATCAACAATGAAATTTTTGTAGGGGAAAGTTATTCCTATTTATTTGGCTATCAATTTAAAGATAATATCATTCCTGCAGAAATATGTGAAAGCTTTGTTCATCCTTTAGATAAAGAACGTTATGATGCATCTATTGATAAAGCACTAGATGAAGGCAATACAAAATGGTCTCATGAATATCGTTATTTAAAGGCGAATGGTAATTATGCTTATGTTAGTGATAAAGCTATTATTATTAGAGATGATAAAGGCAATCCTGTTCGTATGATTGGTGCTATGCAAAATATTACCAAAGAGAAAAAATTAAACGATAAATTATTACAAAGTGAAGAACGCTTTAAAGGTGCTTTCTTTCATTCTTCACTTGGAATGGCTATTGTTGATTTAGATGGCTATTGGATTGAAGTAAATGACAGATTGTGTCAAATTTTAGGCTATACAAATGAAGAATTTAAAAAACTTACCTTTTCTGAAATAACATATTTTGAAGATTTAGCGGAAGATTTAGACAATAAAGCAAAACTGGTTAAAGGAGAACAGCCCGGTTTTAGTATGGAAAAAAGATATGTTCATAAAAACAAATCTTTGATATGGGTATTGTTATCGGTTTCTTTAGTTCGAAATGCACAGGGTAAAATTCAGCATTATGTTGCACAAATTATCGATATCTCGGAACGAAAGAAAATGGAAGAGGAAAACCGAATATTGATAGAAGAAAATAATAGAAACAAAGCCATACAATTAAATGAGGTTAAAAACATGTATCGATTATTGGCAGATAATATTATTGATTTGGTTTGTTTGCATAGTTTAGATACAACTTTTCAATATGTTTCACCTTCTGTAAAAACTTTATTAGGATATAGTCCTCAAGAATTAATTGGGACACTTCCAGAACAATTAGTACATCCAGATGATTTAGAGAAGTTCAAAAAACAATCTAAAAAAATTCTTTCACGTACGGGTGGTTTTTCAGAGCAATTAAGGTTAAGAAACGCATCGGGAGAATATTCCTGGTTCGAAACCAATGCAACTTTAGTTTTTGAAAATGGCATCCCTGTTAGTTTTCAATCCAGTACTAGGGATATTACGCAACGTAAAAAAGCAGAAAAAATTATCGAAGATACCTTGGTGCAGGAACGTCAGTTAAACGAATTAAGAACCAACTTAGTATCAACAATTTCACACGAGTTTAGAACTCCTATGACAACGATTAGAACCAGTGCAGAGTTGATTACGATGTATTTGGAAGGAAGCGAATTTAACTTCAATCCTCAAGTAGAAAAAAGGGTTCAAACAATTACAGAAGAAATAGATCGAATCGTTGAATTAATGGATGCTGTTTTAACAATTTCAAAAGATGATGCGGGTAAAACTAATTTCAGTCCTGTTTATTGTAATTTAAAAGAAATTTGTTTAGATGTTATTGAAACCAGTTATGGACATTTAAAAGACAGTAGAGGAGTAGATGCAACTTATGAAGATGAAGCAATTATATTTGCCGATGTCAATTTGATAAAATATACCTTATTTAATGTACTTAGTAATGCCTTTAAATATTCAGAAGGTTCACAAAATGTAAAACTGCACCTTTTTATTAAAGAACAAAATGTAGTTATTGAAGTTATAGATTTTGGTATAGGAATTCCACAAGAAGACCAGTCAAAACTTTTCAATACATTTTACAGAGCGAGTAACTCAAACGGTATTCAGGGTACCGGACTTGGTTTATACATTATTAAAATGTTTACCAAGAAAAATTCTGGAAAAGTAAAATTAGAAAGTCAATTAGGAAAAGGAACCAAAGTAACTTTAAAATTCCCATTAGTAACCCTTCAACAATAG
- a CDS encoding response regulator, whose amino-acid sequence MPKILIIDDEINLRETIAEMLTYLGYEIYLSTDGLDGLEKVKSVQPHLIICDIMMPVLDGYGFMEHHQSSDYKHIPVLFLSAKVEPRDKEKGIALGVKDYITKPFTFKDLKATIDLFLT is encoded by the coding sequence ATGCCAAAAATATTGATTATTGATGACGAAATTAATCTACGCGAAACAATAGCAGAAATGCTGACTTATTTAGGGTATGAAATTTACTTATCTACCGATGGTTTAGATGGCTTAGAAAAGGTAAAAAGTGTGCAACCCCATTTGATAATTTGTGATATTATGATGCCAGTTTTAGACGGATATGGTTTTATGGAACACCATCAATCGTCTGATTATAAGCACATACCTGTTTTGTTTTTATCGGCTAAAGTGGAGCCAAGAGACAAAGAAAAAGGGATCGCGCTTGGGGTAAAAGATTATATTACAAAACCCTTTACTTTTAAAGATTTAAAAGCAACGATTGATTTGTTTTTAACATAA
- a CDS encoding M28 family metallopeptidase — protein MKKILFSGAVLSLILMSCSSTKLATKADLGTYINTITAPELSKHLYVVAGDEMEGRNTGETGQKKAGNYLIEEYKKMGVSFPEAATDWYQKVPSDFMKRGFAPKLNDSENIWAFIKGSEKPEEIVVISAHYDHVGMKNGEIYNGADDDGSGTVALLEIAQAFNEAVKKGHGPKRSILFLHVTGEEHGLHGSRFYSENPLFPLKNTVANINIDMIGRRDTLHPNTNNYVYVIGSDRLSSELHTINEEVNSKYTKLDFDYKYNDRNDPERIYYRSDHYNFAKKGIPAIFFFNGIHADYHKPTDTPDKIEYDALAKRAQLAFGLAWELANRPEKIKVDRDGK, from the coding sequence ATGAAAAAAATATTGTTTTCAGGTGCTGTTTTGTCTTTGATTTTGATGAGTTGTTCATCAACAAAGCTTGCTACAAAAGCAGATCTTGGCACTTACATTAACACAATTACGGCTCCAGAGTTAAGCAAACATCTTTATGTGGTTGCTGGTGATGAAATGGAAGGTAGAAATACAGGTGAAACTGGACAAAAAAAAGCAGGAAATTATTTAATTGAAGAGTATAAAAAAATGGGCGTTTCTTTCCCAGAAGCGGCAACAGATTGGTATCAAAAAGTGCCTTCTGATTTTATGAAAAGAGGGTTTGCGCCTAAATTAAATGATTCAGAAAACATTTGGGCATTTATAAAAGGTTCAGAAAAACCAGAAGAAATTGTTGTTATTTCTGCACACTATGACCACGTAGGTATGAAAAATGGAGAAATTTATAATGGTGCAGATGACGATGGTTCTGGAACAGTTGCTTTATTAGAAATAGCACAAGCTTTTAATGAAGCCGTAAAAAAAGGTCATGGTCCTAAACGTTCCATTTTATTTTTGCATGTAACCGGCGAAGAACACGGATTACATGGTTCAAGATTTTATTCTGAAAACCCTTTGTTTCCTTTAAAAAATACTGTGGCAAATATTAACATTGATATGATTGGTAGACGCGATACTTTGCATCCAAATACCAATAATTATGTATATGTAATTGGTTCAGATCGATTGAGTAGTGAATTACATACAATCAATGAGGAAGTAAATTCAAAATACACAAAATTAGATTTTGATTATAAATACAACGATAGAAATGATCCTGAAAGAATTTACTACCGTTCGGATCATTATAATTTTGCAAAAAAAGGAATTCCAGCAATTTTCTTTTTTAATGGGATTCACGCAGATTATCACAAACCTACTGATACTCCTGATAAAATTGAATATGATGCACTAGCAAAAAGAGCTCAATTAGCCTTTGGTTTAGCATGGGAATTAGCAAATCGTCCTGAAAAAATTAAAGTTGATAGAGACGGAAAATAA